The Haloarchaeobius sp. HME9146 DNA segment CGTCCCAGTTCCCCCCTGTCGAGGACCGGCCCACGGTGGCGTACCTGAACACCAACTACTGGGGTGACGGAAAGACCGTCTACGTTCGGGACCCGACCGTTCCTGGCTACCAGACGAAGCCACTTCGTGACCTGGAGATCCCAGAGCACGACCCGTTCGCCGGACAGTACCCCGCAGAGAGCAACTTCATCCAGGGCGACTACGAGCTCCTGCTCGAGGTCGACCCAGAGGTCATCGTCTATCACGCGGGAATGAACGTGCTACGTGACCCCGAGAAGAGCTTCGAGAACGATATCCTCGGTCCGTTGCGTGACGACCCGGTCGCCAGCGAGGTGACCGCTATCTCGGATGAACGGGTGTACCCGTACCACGAGTTCGAGCAGGGGCCGGTGATGAATCTGTTCAACACCGAACTCCTCGCGAAGGCACTGTACCCAGAGACGTTCGGCGAACCCACCGGGATGGAGGCACCAGCGGAGGAGAATCAACTGTTCGACCGCCAGCGCGTCGCAGACATCATCAACGGGGACTTCTGAAATGACCACCGAGCAAACGCACGACTTCGACGTGGTAATCGTCGGCGGCGGGCCGGCGGGCACCGCAGCGGGGATCTTCACCGCCCGGTACGGCCTCGACACTGCCGTCTTCGACCGGGGGCGCTCGTCGATACAGCGGTGTGCCCACCTGGAGAACTACCCCGGGTTCCCGGCCGGCATGGACATCGAGACGCTGTACGGCCTGCTGCACGACCACATCGAGGAGGCGGGCTGCGACCTCGTCCCCGACATGGTCGAGTCGGTCACGCGGACCGAGGACGAGGCGGGCTTCCTCGTCGACCTGCAGGAGGGCGACGCGGTCACCGCGACCAGGGTCATCGCCGCGACCCGGTACGACGGCGAGTACATGCGCCCACTCGTCGGCGACGAGGCGTTCTTCACCCACGAACACGACGGCGAGGAACACGAGCACTTCGACCGGGACTACCCCGAGATGGACGGGACGACACCGGTCGACGGCCTGTACGTCGCCTCGCCGGCCGAGGAGACCGACCGCCAGGCCATCATCGCGGCCGGGCGCGGTGCCCGGGTCGCCCTGACCGTCGTCGACGAGGTTCGCGCCGAGCAGGGCCTGTTCGACCCGGTCGTGGACCACTACGACTGGCTGCGCCAGGAGTCGAACCTCGAAGGCGAGTGGGCCGACCGCGAGCGCTGGGTCCGGTGGGCCGAGGAGAACCGGCCGGACGACCACGCTCTCGCCGACGACGAGTGGGAGGAACTGCTCGACCGCGAGATCGACCGCCGGTTCGAGACGTACATCACCGACGAGGCGGTCGAGCGCCGGGCCGAGGCTGCCCACGACCGCCTCCTCGAGCACCTCGACGACGACCGCATCCTCGAGTACGCCCGCCGGATAGAGGCCGAGCGCGAGCCACCGGCCGAACAGTCCCCGGAGGCTGACGACTGAGCATGGCGGGGGAACCGACGTCCGGGTCGCACGCTGGCTCCACCAGCGAGGGCGTGCTCGGGTGGGTCGACGGTTCGCTGGTCACGCTCTGTCTCGCGAGCCTCGTCGTCGTCGTCTTCGGCGGGCTGGTGCAGGTGAGCTTCGGCGCGTTCTCCATGACGCTCGTCGAGGCGTGGCAAGCGGTGTTCAACCCCGACGTGG contains these protein-coding regions:
- a CDS encoding FAD-dependent oxidoreductase, which gives rise to MTTEQTHDFDVVIVGGGPAGTAAGIFTARYGLDTAVFDRGRSSIQRCAHLENYPGFPAGMDIETLYGLLHDHIEEAGCDLVPDMVESVTRTEDEAGFLVDLQEGDAVTATRVIAATRYDGEYMRPLVGDEAFFTHEHDGEEHEHFDRDYPEMDGTTPVDGLYVASPAEETDRQAIIAAGRGARVALTVVDEVRAEQGLFDPVVDHYDWLRQESNLEGEWADRERWVRWAEENRPDDHALADDEWEELLDREIDRRFETYITDEAVERRAEAAHDRLLEHLDDDRILEYARRIEAEREPPAEQSPEADD